The window TTGGACTGGTTACCGTCGAATCAAAAAGGATCGGCGTCAATTTGGTCATCGGGTTTTTTCAAATGGATTTGAATGGAAAAATACATGGTGGTTGGGAGTGTTATTAGGATTACTTCTTAGTGTAGGTTTAGTTGCTAGTGGTGGATTCCTTAACTACACTTGGGTACTTATGCTATCTTGCGTGGTTCTCATTCTCATGCTTGTCAATCAAGTAGCGCTTCTTTCACCTGTTTATACAATAGGGATCGCAGGAGCAATCACTTTTTCACTAGCATGGTTTGGAAGTGATTTTCTCCCAAACGAATTACAAGATGAAGTAGTTTCGGTCGATGTCATAATGGTTAGTTATTTGTTAATTGCACTATTGATTACTGAAGGATTGCTTTTTCTTAAATCTAAAAGAAATCATTCCTTTCCTATGCTGCACAAAGGAAAGCGCGGAAAATACATTGCTTCCCACACGATAAAAAAATTGATGGTGGTGCCATTGATGGTACCTATTCCAGGTGGAGTGTTAGAGCTAAGCCCTTGGTTGGGATGGTGGCCAGTTTTTGATTATGGTGGGGATGGTTTTGGGTTGATGCTTATCCCATTCATTATAGGCGCATCTCAACGTTTTCAAGGTGTTTTCAGTGATATAGGCGCGAAGAAGGTCGGAAAATCTTTGCTTTTATTCTCTCTTATTTTAGTTGGAGGAGCAGTTGCAGTTTTCTTTTATCCTTCATTCGCTATAGCACTTATTGGTGTAGCGTTCGTAGGAAGGATCCTGATTCATCTGATTTTCCGGTCTTCGGATTTAGAAAAGCGCCCTATATTTACTCCTCAAACAGATGGTATTCTGATTGTCGGAATTACTCCTGGTTCTCCAGCTGACGCGATGGGGCTTCAAGTCGGTGAAAAAATTGAGAAGGTGCACGGCAGACCTGTAGCAAATGAACACGAATTTTTTGAAGTGATGAGTGAAAATCGTACGTACTGTAAATTAGCTGTTCGCGACTTAAACGGGGAAATCCGGTTTGTTCAACGTGCAATTTATGA of the Halalkalibacillus sediminis genome contains:
- a CDS encoding PDZ domain-containing protein; its protein translation is MAVEWLKEIGFGFLWLFVQPLLYLAIAYSFWTGYRRIKKDRRQFGHRVFSNGFEWKNTWWLGVLLGLLLSVGLVASGGFLNYTWVLMLSCVVLILMLVNQVALLSPVYTIGIAGAITFSLAWFGSDFLPNELQDEVVSVDVIMVSYLLIALLITEGLLFLKSKRNHSFPMLHKGKRGKYIASHTIKKLMVVPLMVPIPGGVLELSPWLGWWPVFDYGGDGFGLMLIPFIIGASQRFQGVFSDIGAKKVGKSLLLFSLILVGGAVAVFFYPSFAIALIGVAFVGRILIHLIFRSSDLEKRPIFTPQTDGILIVGITPGSPADAMGLQVGEKIEKVHGRPVANEHEFFEVMSENRTYCKLAVRDLNGEIRFVQRAIYEGERHELGLIFIKETPRFSLRTESIEIENEEEKSS